A region of Solanum dulcamara chromosome 7, daSolDulc1.2, whole genome shotgun sequence DNA encodes the following proteins:
- the LOC129896374 gene encoding protein DETOXIFICATION 35-like, protein MESPLLDDFSGNHRQLIGDDGDYRPISSMNLKELWGVFWIETVKLWEIGGPIAFNIVCQYGLYAITVAFCGHLGPTELSAVTLAQTVIGTFTFGFMIGMGSALETLCGQAFGAGQVHMLGIYTQRSMIILLLSTFILLPFYVFATPLLKFLGQDHDIAVVAGKFAMFTIPELYSLSINIPTVKFLQAQSKVGVLAWIGFLALMIHALLLWLFVDVFNWGLIGAAISFNLVGWVNALAQFAYVVFWCKDGWKGWSWSAFNEIWPFVRLSLESAVMLCLETWYMMSIILLTGHLKDAVTAVGALSICINVDGWEAMFFFGVNAAISVRVSNELGLGRARATKCSVFVTVFQSLVIGVLCMIVVLALRSHLAILFTDSEALKQAVSELAWFLGVTMLLNSVQPVISGVAVGGGWQGLVAYINLGSYYVFGIPLGYLLGYVANFGVVGLWGGMIGGLALQTLLLSIVLYRIDWNKEVEQTTQRMRSWGGQYLETDKTYI, encoded by the exons ATGGAATCACCACTGCTAGATGACTTCTCCGGCAACCACCGCCAGCTTATCGGCGACGATGGTGACTACCGGCCTATTTCTAGCATGAATCTGAAAGAATTGTGGGGTGTATTCTGGATTGAGACTGTGAAGCTATGGGAGATTGGAGGACCAATTGCTTTCAATATCGTCTGCCAATACGGGCTCTATGCTATTACTGTTGCTTTCTGTGGTCATCTTGGACCTACAGAGCTCTCTGCTGTTACCCTTGCTCAAACTGTCATCGGCACTTTCACTTTCGGCTTCATG ATAGGCATGGGGAGTGCTCTGGAGACACTGTGTGGGCAGGCATTTGGTGCTGGGCAAGTACACATGCTTGGAATTTACACACAGCGCTCAATGATAATTCTACTGCTCAGTACCTTCATTCTCTTACCATTCTATGTTTTCGCGACTCCTCTACTTAAGTTCCTAGGCCAAGATCATGATATTGCTGTCGTTGCTGGGAAGTTCGCCATGTTTACCATACCCGAGTTATATTCCCTGTCTATCAATATTCCCACTGTAAAATTTCTTCAAGCCCAAAGTAAAGTTGGTGTGCTGGCCTGGATTGGTTTTCTGGCTCTCATGATCCATGCTCTTCTCCTTTGGCTCTTCGTTGATGTATTCAATTGGGGTTTGATCGGGGCAGCTATATCCTTTAATCTCGTAGGCTGGGTCAACGCACTAGCTCAATTTGCTTACGTAGTTTTTTGGTGTAAGGATGGGTGGAAAGGATGGTCTTGGTCTGCATTCAATGAGATTTGGCCCTTTGTTAGATTGTCATTAGAATCGGCTGTTATGCTATGCCTAGAAACCTGGTATATGATGAGTATTATTCTCCTCACTGGCCATCTCAAAGATGCAGTTACTGCAGTCGGAGCCCTCTCTATTTG CATAAATGTCGATGGATGGGAAGCAATGTTTTTCTTTGGAGTCAATGCTGCCATAAG TGTTCGGGTCTCAAATGAGCTTGGGCTAGGACGTGCCAGGGCGACCAAATGTAGTGTCTTTGTCACAGTGTTTCAGTCACTTGTCATTGGGGTACTCTGCATGATTGTAGTACTTGCACTAAGAAGTCATCTAGCCATTCTTTTCACCGACAGCGAGGCTTTGAAACAAGCTGTTTCTGAGCTTGCTTGGTTTCTTGGAGTAACAATGCTTCTCAACAGTGTTCAGCCTGTGATATCAG GTGTTGCTGTTGGAGGTGGCTGGCAAGGTCTAGTGGCTTACATCAATTTGGGTTCTTACTACGTTTTTGGTATTCCTCTCGGATATCTTCTTGGCTATGTGGCTAACTTTGGAGTCGTG GGACTATGGGGAGGAATGATAGGTGGATTGGCTTTGCAAACACTCCTACTCTCGATCGTACTCTACAGAATTGACTGGAATAAAGAG